The Antennarius striatus isolate MH-2024 chromosome 20, ASM4005453v1, whole genome shotgun sequence genome includes a region encoding these proteins:
- the smchd1 gene encoding structural maintenance of chromosomes flexible hinge domain-containing protein 1 isoform X5, with amino-acid sequence MFNRKAQGCSFFPEGERVKKHVYVHDRRFGDTEVCVKTKDVCLEISNWDFNHFLQILCRKFMIPVHDAFVLTTTDRTVLDFDKFKALQDGSTVYLLQKEDQALSVATKELITFTPHYNTLVQAGTYEYYVSEGQVPLPYAIAEFIDNALTATAKNTGVREIEIQLLFDETLGKPALIVLDNGCGMTSKKLNNWAVLRRSKFSKDNSTFASEEEVYVPPAPVPRSLNSDISYFGVGGKQAVFYIGDSARMITKTAGSPDVHELVLSKEEFERKERENENVFSGIIRNRNPGDSSHVNETDERFLHALIAEETGKESFTAVVVTGILPEHIAFLKKKFQVWTRQLAHVYHYYIHGVNGNDMKSNFTSADDFSNVDILVTLREKPLRSPRVLNLREVDNDMQSLYIKAAAATFEFKATTEDGGTVEGLVRYHPFLYDKETYPKEVMEAPCNEDDDYADSGFQHLAAGRKPIFECFWNGRLIPYTTVMDFDWCSWNKDSKLPTECYSRISGVIFTDYKFEVSINKLTFMDLELKLQQKSSLFTRYVNGQKQRGIQKEFTQWLQSCHEKLDKEIKFLGYQETITRTDVPTKEKQYPWAAFSSIEWDGKVYEIGQLVKSHKTHPHMYGTINRFLLYGNYRGDVFATAGQVELALQPTAFHNKNKIIPISKIDQMAAVEAINKHIQSDLVKLPVKLKVDWPEGNPLTQNGVHPAGTPLGPLQVEILNGKEESLSRMPSVGQGPVRKLNVDLKIIKQGDEDKEVYSCSAQHAAKWGFWFKKIENLSCLGKYTLLLSTVIHDGNATVFGGRELPSYQLNFTVKAGSAESFVPRAVSSTQVGEPFNISLHMTDGYDNQAVPPPNLNPVLKCSGLDLSYEKVDDSGVAIVIRNVRARGKVLSYQHAKPYELNITFPGIKNDTQTISIVLLPGKPHSLHVMPVDNPIMIQNGNTVIFNVEIHDEAGNITANPKQDVNCQIPGFPLLSIDCSSTGAGQLVTKPLNVKIIKGNPQKVKVQFDMPNQKNVSMVTKELLLSPSTRVCSMELYSHDNRNLVLRNGEKIDWLAGGLLENLYYRLYDESCFEVPLTPDIASKIKVNWKAEVDVDNLVKGKLPDLQVPTRVHDKRFYQVSYQDQSVSVSFHIVPCPDEPSVIKVTIPKTSVKLGEKLPGIIKLKVTDRYGNDTKVLNPACVEQIRIEAEGLDNSAVSFIWQDSSSSFHITGIQFNTGTPGSRDLSFKYKNFEKRVVIKVMAGVPAHLKLLSEPENPLRVFNDSGIATPFLVQLCDKWGNPSPDHRVVVDLMFSPLKVTKSVTSQSVDSEGKASFTVNCVSGLEGCYQLKFRGTFNTAHIPGPSVNLIVLPDPNKPVRLSVEYNTHKKLLAGGKFPVFSVSVISEEGSPMTTFNPADASMFLWQGTAAATTPPSATELKCSEPMENEKNDCFHFRDKEIPEYAGKYTIMFSLRIDKTKVLSSDQITMNVVANEPVKLGPDAQPPAPVISYSNDISSRTLVKNMTLRIMDSFGNPAGQNLHGKVTVSIKNTSEDDNKELPVFEGQFNSFQFGLEEGKVHITRLAVMDNSPGKDGSSYILIFTPEVSNVSTPLAPFQLLFHFYNDVEKQRKMSELTKKKNELTTTINAYKDNLNTQNQLIQLLTSNTNTGMHAVKRMNRERL; translated from the exons ATGTTTAACAGGAAAGCTCaaggttgttctttttttcccgAGGGGGAAAGAGTCAAAAAACACGTTTATGTCCACGACCGCCGCTTCGGAGACACTGAAGTTTGTGTCAAAACAAAGGACGTTTGTTTGGAAATTTCTAACTGGGATTTCAACCATTTCCTTCAAATCCTGTGTCGG aagtTTATGATCCCGGTTCATGACGCATTTGTGTTGACCACGACAGACAGAACAGTCTTGGATTTTGACAAATTCA AGGCGCTTCAGGATGGCAGCACCGTGTACTTGTTGCAAAAGGAAGATCAAGCTCTTTCAGTGGCGACAAAGGAGCTCATTACTTTTACACCTCATTACAATACGCTGGTGCAGGCCGGAACATATGAGTACTACGTTAGTGAGGGCCAGGTACCACTGC CATACGCCATTGCTGAGTTCATCGACAATGCTCTCACAGCCACAGCTAAAAACACAGGAGTGAGGGAGATTGAGATACAGCTG CTGTTTGATGAAACTCTTGGGAAACCTGCACTGATTGTTTTAGACAATGGCTGTGGGATGACCTCTAAGAAGCTTAATAACTGGGCAGTGTTACGGCGGTCTAAATTCTCAAAAGATAACAGCACATTTGCAAG TGAGGAAGAAGTATAtgttcctcctgctcctgttcCTCGTAGCCTTAACAGTGACATATCCTATTTTGGCGTTGGAGGAAAACAGGCTGTTTTCTACATCGGAGACTCAGCCAGG ATGATCACGAAAACAGCCGGCTCCCCGGATGTCCACGAGCTAGTTCTGTCGAAAGAGGAGTttgagaggaaagagagggagaatgAGAATGTTTTCAGTGGAATCATCAGAAACAGAAAC CCTGGTGACTCCTCACATGTGAATGAAACCGATGAGCGCTTCCTACATGCCCTCATCGCTGAAGAAACTGGGAAGGAAAGCTTCACAGCCGTGGTTGTCACGGGGATCCTTCCTGAGCACATcgcatttctgaaaaaaaagttccaaGTGTGGACCAGACAGCTAGC tcATGTATATCATTATTATATCCATGGAGTCAATGGGAATGACATGAAGAGTAACTTCACGAGTGCAGATGATTTCTCCAATGTTGATATTCTG GTCACTTTGCGGGAGAAGCCACTCAGAAGTCCCCGCGTGTTGAATCTAAGGGAAGTCGACAACGACATGCAGAGTCTGTACATAAAAGCTGCTGCAGCCACGTTTGAATTCAAGGCCACCACTGAGGACGGCGGCACAGTGGAGGGACTCGTTCGATATCATCCATTCCTCTATGACAAAGAAACGTACCCCAAAGAAGTCATGGAAG CCCCTTGCAATGAAGACGATGACTATGCTGACTCTGGATTTCAGCATCTTGCAGCAGGGAGAAAACCGATATTTGAGTGTTTCTGGAATGGACGGCTAATTCCTTACACCACAGTGATGGA CTTTGACTGGTGTTCTTGGAACAAGGACTCAAAGTTACCCACAGAGTGTTACAGTCGGATTTCAGGAGTGATCTTCACGGACTACAAATTCGAAGTCAGCATCAACAAGCTCACATTTATGGACCTGGAGCTGAAACTGCAACAGAAAAGCAGCCTCTTCACACGATATGTGAATGGACAG AAACAAAGAGGGATTCAGAAAGAGTTCACACAGTGGCTACAAAGCTGTCATGAAAAACTGGACAAGGAAATAAAGTTCCTGGGTTACCAGGAGACAATAACAAGAACAGATGTACCTACTAAGGAAAAACAGTATCCTTGGGCGGCATTCTCTTCCATCGAATGGGATGGGAAGGTTTACGAAATAGGCCAACTT GTGAAGTCTCACAAAACACATCCCCATATGTACGGTACCATCAATCGGTTTTTGCTGTATGGAAATTACAGAGGAGACGTCTTTGCCACGGCAGGACAAGTTGAATTGGCTCTG CAACCCACGGCATTTCACAACAAGAACAAGATCATACCCATATCCAAGATCGACCAGATGGCCGCAGTTGAAGCCATTAACAAACACATTCAGAGCGACTTGGTCAA ACTCCCAGTGAAGCTGAAGGTGGACTGGCCGGAGGGGAACCCCCTGACACAGAATGGTGTACATCCAGCGGGCACTCCGTTAG GACCTCTCCAAGTAGAAATTTTAAATGGGAAAGAAGAGTCGTTATCCAGGATGCCATCGGTGGGCCAGGGACCAGTGAGAAAGCTGAATGTTGACCTCAAAATCATCAAGCAAG GTGATGAGGATAAGGAAGTTTACTCCTGCTCTGCCCAACATGCAGCAAAGTGGGGATTCTGGTTCAAAAAAATTG AGAACCTTAGCTGTCTGGGGAAGTACACTCTGTTGCTAAGCACTGTGATACATGATGGAAATGCCACTGTCTTTGGAGGCAGAGAGCTTCCCAGCTACCAACTCAACTTCACCGTCAAAG CGGGCAGCGCAGAGAGTTTTGTTCCCCGAGCAGTGAGCTCCACTCAGGTAGGGGAGCCTTTCAACATAAGTCTGCACATGACAGATGGATACGACAACCAGGCGGTACCTCCACCCAATCTCAATCCTGTCCTCAAATGCAG TGGCCTGGACCTGAGCTATGAGAAAGTGGACGACAGTGGGGTGGCAATAGTGATCCGAAATGTCAGAGCAAGAGGGAAAGTCCTGAGTTACCAACATGCCAAG cCGTACGAGCTGAACATTACCTTCCCTGGGAtaaaaaatgacacacagactATCAGCATTGTTCTTCTTCCTG GTAAGCCACACTCCCTTCATGTGATGCCAGTCGACAATCCAATAATGATACAGAACGGAAACactgtcatttttaatgttgaaattcACGACGAGGCTGGGAACATCACTGCTAACCCCAAGCAGGACGTTAACTGCCAG ATTCCAGGGTTTCCGCTGTTGTCGATTGACTGTAGCAGCACTGGAGCCGGTCAGCTTGTGACGAAGCctttgaatgtaaaaataattaagGGGAATCCacaaaaggtcaaagttcagttTGACATGCCT AATCAGAAGAACGTTTCCATGGTCACCAAGGAGCTGCTGTTGTCGCCCAGCACCAGAGTGTGCTCGATGGAGCTCTACAGTCATGACAACAGGAACCTGGTACTGAGGAATGGGGAAAAGATAGACTGGCTGGCTGGAGGCTTGTTGGAGAACCTGTACTATAGGTTGTACGATGAGAGCTGCTTTGAGGTGCCTCTTACCCCTGATATCGCCTCCAAGATCAAG GTCAATTGGAAAGCAGAGGTAGATGTGGATAATCTGGTCAAGGGAAAGCTGCCTGATTTGCAGGTCCCCACACGGGTGCACGACAAGCGCTTCTACCAGGTGTCCTACCAGGATCAGAGCGTGTCTGTCTCCTTTCACATTGT GCCTTGTCCAGATGAACCTTCAGTGATAAAAGTAACTATTCCCAAAACTTCTGTGAAACTTGGTGAAAAGCTGCCTGGAATCATCA aATTGAAGGTTACCGACCGATATGGCAATGACACCAAGGTGCTTAACCCCGCCTGTGTCGAACAGATAAGAATAGAAGCCGAAGGCCTCGACAATTCGGCTGTTTCCTTTATTTGGCAG GATAGCAGCAGTTCTTTTCACATAACTGGGATCCAGTTTAACACTGGGACTCCTGGCTCCAGAGACTTGAGCTTCAAATACAAGAATTTCGAGAAGCGAGTCGTAATCAAAGTGATGGCTGGAGTTCCCGCGCATCTTAAACTTCTCAGCGAGCCAGAAAAC CCTTTACGGGTGTTCAACGACAGCGGCATCGCCACACCTTTTCTCGTCCAACTGTGCGACAAGTGGGGAAACCCTTCTCCAGACCACCGGGTTGTGGTGGATTTAATGTTTTCACCTTTAAAG GTAACGAAATCTGTTACTTCACAATCCGTGGATTCAGAAGGAAAAGCATCTTTCACTGTGAATTGTGTGAGCGGACTAGA GGGGTGCTATCAGCTGAAATTCAGAGGAACCTTCAACACTGCACATATTCCTGGGCCATCCGTGAATCTCATTGTCCTTCCTGATCCCAACAAACCTGTCCGCCTGTCAGTGgagtacaacacacacaaaaaattgcTCGCTGGAGGAAAATTCCCAG tgttttcTGTGAGTGTGATCTCAGAAGAAGGAAGCCCGATGACGACTTTCAACCCGGCTGATGCATCCATGTTCCTGTGGCAAGGAACAGCAGCAGCGACTACACCACCATCA GCCACCGAGCTTAAATGTAGTGAACCCAtggagaatgaaaaaaatgactgcTTTCACTTCAG AGATAAAGAGATCCCAGAATACGCTGGAAAGTACACCATCATGTTCTCTCTGCGTATAGACAAAACAAAAGTCTTGTCTAGTGATCAG ATTACCATGAATGTGGTGGCCAATGAACCTGTCAAACTGGGACCCGATGCTCAGCCACCAGCCCCAGTCATCTCCTACAGTAACGACATCAGCAGCCGTACCCTGGTGAAAAATATGACTCTGAGGATAATG GATTCGTTCGGAAACCCAGCGGGACAGAACCTACATGGAAAAGTGACGGTCTCTATAAAGAACACCAGCGAAGACGACAACAAAGAACTCCCTGTGTTTGAAGGACAATTCAACAGCTTTCAATTTGGACTGGAAGAAGGAAAGGTCCACATCACA CGGCTAGCTGTCATGGACAACAGTCCTGGTAAGGATGGAAGTTCATACATCCTGATCTTCACGCCTGAAGTGTCGAATGTTTCCACACCTCTGGCTCCgtttcagctcctcttccaTTTTTACAATG ATGTGGAGAAACAGCGGAAAATGTCAGAGctaaccaaaaagaaaaatgaactcaCAACGACTATCAATGCATATAAAGACAACTTGAATACACAGAATCAACTCATTCAACTGCTGACcagtaat ACCAACACAGGGATGCATGCAGTAAAGAGAATGAACAGAGAACGGCTTTGA